The following are encoded in a window of Deinococcus planocerae genomic DNA:
- the nuoD gene encoding NADH dehydrogenase (quinone) subunit D, with protein MTPDHQESTSAERLQGQTGALLHTEVMSLNVGPQHPSTHGVLRLVVDMDGEYVVKVTPHMGYLHTGFEKTFEHRTYQQGVTYAPRTDYLHCFGHELAYVLSAEKLLGAEVPERATTVRVILHELGRIHSHLVFVGTGLLDLGALTPFFYAFREKEALQDLFEAATGYRMNQGYFRVGGLSRDIPEDWPARVAAFLETFEKGVDEYETLFAKNPIFLDRATGVGVIPRDVAIDLGLTGPNLRASGVALDHRKANPYCGYETYDFDVPVSQAGDSLARFQLRLMEFRESAKIVRQALKRLTPGPVKDPNRKISLPPRHELETSMEAVIHHFKLVTEGFHPPVGEVYVPVETARGEVGYYIVSDGGSMPYRVKIRAPSFVNLQALEYACVGGQFADLITILATIDPVLGDVDR; from the coding sequence ATGACGCCCGACCACCAGGAGTCCACGAGCGCCGAGCGCTTGCAGGGACAGACGGGCGCCCTCCTCCACACCGAGGTCATGAGCCTGAACGTGGGGCCGCAGCACCCCTCCACGCACGGCGTCCTGCGGCTGGTGGTGGACATGGACGGCGAGTACGTGGTCAAGGTCACACCGCACATGGGCTACCTGCACACCGGCTTCGAGAAGACCTTCGAGCACCGCACCTACCAGCAGGGCGTCACCTACGCGCCGCGCACCGACTACCTCCACTGCTTCGGGCACGAACTCGCCTACGTGCTGAGTGCCGAAAAGCTGCTGGGGGCCGAGGTGCCCGAGCGGGCGACTACCGTGCGCGTGATCCTGCACGAACTCGGGCGCATCCACTCGCACCTCGTCTTCGTGGGGACGGGGCTGCTCGACCTCGGGGCGCTGACGCCCTTCTTCTACGCCTTCCGGGAGAAGGAGGCGCTTCAGGACCTGTTCGAGGCCGCGACCGGCTACCGCATGAACCAGGGCTACTTCCGGGTGGGCGGCCTGAGCCGTGACATCCCAGAGGACTGGCCTGCCCGCGTCGCCGCCTTCCTCGAAACCTTCGAGAAGGGCGTGGACGAGTACGAGACGCTGTTCGCCAAGAACCCGATCTTCCTCGACCGGGCGACGGGCGTGGGCGTCATTCCGCGCGACGTGGCGATTGACCTGGGGCTGACCGGGCCGAACCTGCGGGCCAGCGGCGTGGCCCTCGACCACCGCAAGGCGAACCCGTACTGCGGCTACGAGACCTACGACTTCGACGTGCCCGTCAGCCAAGCGGGGGACAGCCTCGCCCGCTTCCAACTGCGGCTGATGGAGTTCCGCGAGAGCGCGAAGATCGTGCGGCAGGCCCTCAAGCGCCTCACCCCCGGTCCCGTCAAGGACCCCAACCGCAAAATCAGCCTTCCGCCCCGGCACGAGCTGGAGACGAGCATGGAGGCGGTCATCCACCACTTCAAGCTCGTGACCGAGGGCTTCCACCCCCCGGTCGGCGAGGTGTACGTGCCCGTCGAGACGGCGCGCGGCGAGGTCGGCTACTACATCGTCTCGGACGGCGGCTCGATGCCCTACCGGGTGAAGATTCGCGCGCCGAGCTTCGTGAACCTCCAGGCCCTCGAATACGCCTGCGTGGGCGGCCAGTTCGCCGACCTCATCACCATCCTGGCGACGATTGACCCGGTGCTGGGGGATGTGGATAGGTAG
- a CDS encoding enoyl-CoA hydratase/isomerase family protein, translating to MSSEALVSLAVDRAIAWITLNRPEARNAFSRDMLHQLSSHLDQVREDNHVQAVILTGTGEQAFSAGADIRILNSSTPLEVREFARLAVQVTNKIEGLGKTVIAALNGHALGGGLEIAEACTLRIAVPHAQLGHPEVRIGALAGWGGTTRLSRLIGRGRAAELLLTGETISAEQACLWGLVNRVVPQKDLLDTAYAIASTILKQSPVAVRLTWEALHRGADLSLEESARLGADYFGLVAATEDFKVGTQAFLNKVEPEFSGR from the coding sequence ATGTCAAGTGAAGCACTTGTTAGTCTTGCAGTTGATCGCGCTATCGCTTGGATCACCCTCAACCGCCCAGAGGCACGGAACGCCTTCAGCCGTGACATGCTCCACCAGCTCTCCAGCCATCTTGATCAGGTTCGAGAGGACAACCACGTTCAAGCCGTCATCCTAACGGGAACGGGTGAGCAAGCTTTCTCTGCCGGAGCTGACATTCGCATCTTGAACAGTTCGACGCCCCTAGAGGTGCGCGAGTTCGCTCGCCTCGCGGTACAAGTGACGAACAAAATTGAGGGTTTGGGCAAGACTGTTATTGCAGCGCTCAACGGCCACGCGCTGGGCGGCGGCCTTGAGATTGCTGAGGCGTGCACCCTGCGAATCGCTGTCCCGCACGCCCAACTTGGTCATCCCGAAGTGCGAATTGGGGCACTGGCAGGCTGGGGGGGCACAACCCGCCTTTCGCGGTTGATCGGTCGTGGCCGGGCGGCTGAACTGCTGTTGACGGGTGAAACCATCTCCGCTGAACAAGCCTGCCTCTGGGGGTTGGTCAACAGGGTCGTTCCCCAGAAGGACCTGCTGGACACCGCCTACGCCATCGCCAGCACCATCCTTAAGCAGTCGCCGGTGGCCGTCCGCCTGACGTGGGAAGCGCTCCACCGAGGCGCAGACCTGAGTCTTGAAGAATCCGCCCGACTTGGCGCTGATTACTTTGGGCTGGTCGCCGCCACGGAGGACTTTAAAGTTGGAACACAGGCGTTTCTAAACAAGGTCGAGCCGGAGTTTTCGGGTCGTTAG
- the nuoE gene encoding NADH-quinone oxidoreductase subunit NuoE, translated as MSYFADKQPLVADIFSRYPASPQGRRSALMPLLREVQNAFGYVSETHAAEIASLCGTTATEVRSVMSFYSTYHTVPTGKYHLQVCSTLMCALAGSDELWDHLVSTLDVQPGEVTGDGRFSVQKVECLGSCGTAPVVQIGDEGYYENVTRAKCDRLIKAMRADIPPPPDNPVPVTVREDGRQMTAKGERVGASIHDLAPLTGSEA; from the coding sequence ATGTCCTACTTCGCAGACAAACAACCTCTCGTCGCTGACATCTTCAGCCGCTACCCAGCTTCTCCCCAGGGCCGACGCTCGGCGCTGATGCCGCTGTTGCGTGAGGTGCAGAACGCCTTCGGGTACGTGTCGGAGACGCACGCGGCGGAGATCGCCTCTCTGTGCGGCACGACGGCGACCGAGGTGCGGAGCGTGATGAGCTTCTATTCGACGTATCACACGGTGCCGACCGGCAAGTACCACCTCCAGGTCTGCTCGACGCTGATGTGCGCGCTGGCGGGAAGCGACGAGCTGTGGGACCACCTCGTCTCCACGCTGGACGTGCAGCCGGGCGAGGTCACAGGTGACGGGCGCTTCAGCGTGCAGAAGGTGGAGTGCCTGGGAAGCTGCGGCACCGCGCCCGTCGTGCAGATCGGCGACGAGGGCTACTACGAGAACGTGACCCGCGCCAAGTGCGACCGACTCATCAAGGCGATGCGCGCCGACATCCCGCCCCCGCCCGACAACCCCGTGCCCGTCACCGTGCGGGAGGACGGGCGGCAGATGACGGCGAAGGGCGAGCGCGTCGGGGCCAGCATCCACGACCTCGCACCCTTGACCGGAAGTGAAGCATGA